In Ruania zhangjianzhongii, the following proteins share a genomic window:
- a CDS encoding ABC transporter substrate-binding protein, with product MRLVRASALAAAACASILALSACTGDASPSGGDGASVTIAVDSFTIGAPVFVAEDQGYFQEQGLAVEPAIFQTGVEGIQALTTGQADFAFGMDFAAVSSVSERLVVLGATSSPEPGFHQFYMDSSLSSPEDLAGQAIGVLPGTAQAYSSQRWLEAYGVEDSVEQVEFPGVYELVGALRGGEIQGGFIFGVGIPEAEGIETITQVGDDSEVLALQGMYLLSTRDYVEANPDTVEQMLTALGAANGYISEDMAGAAEITAAATGGEAAVLQPSLEISNPGLRFTEEHRENLLNIQEFLIDNGEIPAETDIEGSIDLSILEGIDGAEVE from the coding sequence ATGAGACTAGTTCGCGCGAGCGCTCTGGCCGCTGCTGCCTGCGCCAGCATCCTCGCTTTGTCCGCCTGCACCGGCGACGCGTCGCCGTCTGGCGGCGATGGCGCGTCGGTGACCATCGCCGTGGACTCGTTCACGATCGGCGCGCCTGTGTTCGTGGCTGAGGACCAAGGCTACTTCCAGGAACAGGGTCTCGCGGTCGAACCTGCGATCTTCCAGACCGGCGTCGAGGGCATCCAGGCCTTGACGACAGGTCAAGCGGACTTTGCGTTTGGGATGGACTTCGCGGCCGTGAGTTCAGTCTCGGAGCGCTTGGTGGTCTTGGGCGCGACCTCAAGCCCGGAACCAGGGTTCCACCAGTTCTACATGGACAGCAGCCTGAGCAGTCCTGAAGATCTGGCGGGACAAGCGATCGGGGTCCTGCCGGGTACCGCGCAGGCATACTCCAGTCAGCGATGGTTGGAAGCCTATGGCGTTGAGGACTCGGTCGAGCAGGTGGAGTTCCCGGGAGTCTACGAGTTGGTGGGGGCCCTTCGTGGAGGCGAGATCCAGGGTGGCTTCATCTTCGGAGTGGGTATCCCCGAAGCGGAGGGCATCGAGACCATCACGCAGGTAGGTGATGACAGTGAGGTGCTGGCGCTTCAGGGCATGTACTTGCTCAGCACACGGGACTACGTCGAGGCGAACCCTGACACGGTCGAGCAGATGTTGACCGCCCTGGGGGCGGCCAACGGCTACATCAGCGAGGACATGGCCGGTGCCGCCGAGATCACCGCGGCCGCAACCGGTGGCGAGGCTGCGGTACTGCAGCCCTCGCTCGAGATCAGCAATCCCGGGCTGCGCTTCACCGAAGAACATCGCGAGAATCTGCTGAACATTCAAGAGTTCCTGATCGACAATGGAGAGATCCCCGCCGAGACGGACATCGAGGGGAGCATCGACCTCTCCATCCTCGAGGGAATCGACGGAGCTGAGGTCGAATGA
- a CDS encoding sulfatase-like hydrolase/transferase, whose amino-acid sequence MVAYNGLLIEVQRSNLYACNVLADRRIVSSTGLSPLPTPSTRRCSLPTNFVVIFLDDHAQWALSTYGNSEVRTPNLDYLANTGTRMDNAFTPTPVCSPSRACFLSGKTASQHGVHDYLDVWATGANERNWMERERTLPEILHEAGYTTGLSGKWHLGRNFEPAAGFDYWHELGDVNSDPTLISPWPTAAAAPQAQNPHNVTDRAVEFLRARDSASPFFLFVGYYGTHSPWRGRPERLVSGYRQCSFADVPVEPTHPFGRLSSESLMPETRDRREALSQYYASVTATDEQVGRLVDELDAQGVREDTMIIYTSDHGLNLGHHGIWGKGNGTKPYNMVDESIRIPLIINQPGTVLPSQVRGEYVTHCDLFSTVLEHAEVEAPEEQERSPRPSRSYLPLLRGGKAPDMEQIVFGEYGDLRMARTPDRKLLLRPDTGRHELFDLDRDPRETRNFYNTPGYEQDVQQLTTRIEEHFARHSDPDTDGLTVRQQPSFNPEEYWNHPDYDNLWWERNAQPARA is encoded by the coding sequence GTGGTCGCATACAACGGTCTCCTCATTGAAGTCCAGAGGTCCAACCTCTATGCTTGTAATGTACTCGCAGACCGCCGGATCGTGTCAAGCACCGGCCTGTCGCCCCTGCCAACTCCCAGCACACGGAGGTGCTCCTTGCCCACCAACTTCGTCGTCATCTTCCTCGACGATCACGCCCAATGGGCGCTGAGCACCTACGGCAACAGCGAAGTTCGGACACCGAACCTGGACTATCTCGCCAACACCGGTACCCGAATGGACAACGCGTTCACGCCGACACCGGTGTGCTCGCCCAGCCGCGCCTGCTTCCTCAGTGGCAAGACAGCGTCACAGCACGGTGTGCATGACTATCTGGATGTCTGGGCGACCGGTGCGAATGAGCGCAACTGGATGGAGCGAGAGCGCACGCTGCCTGAGATCCTGCATGAGGCCGGCTACACGACCGGCTTGTCCGGCAAGTGGCACCTCGGTCGCAACTTCGAACCAGCAGCCGGCTTCGACTACTGGCACGAGCTCGGCGACGTGAACTCCGATCCCACACTGATCAGCCCCTGGCCGACTGCTGCTGCCGCGCCGCAAGCGCAGAATCCGCACAACGTGACCGACCGGGCAGTGGAGTTCCTCCGGGCTCGTGACTCCGCATCACCATTCTTCCTTTTCGTTGGCTACTACGGCACCCACTCGCCTTGGAGAGGACGCCCCGAACGGCTGGTCTCCGGCTACCGCCAGTGCTCCTTCGCCGACGTGCCCGTCGAACCAACCCACCCCTTCGGCCGACTCTCCTCCGAGTCGCTCATGCCAGAGACTCGCGACCGGCGCGAAGCACTCTCGCAGTACTACGCCTCAGTGACTGCGACGGACGAGCAGGTAGGACGTCTGGTGGACGAACTGGACGCCCAGGGCGTGCGCGAGGACACCATGATCATCTACACCTCGGATCACGGACTCAACCTGGGCCACCACGGAATCTGGGGCAAAGGCAACGGCACGAAGCCGTACAACATGGTGGATGAGTCAATACGCATCCCGCTCATCATCAACCAGCCAGGAACCGTACTGCCCAGCCAGGTTCGCGGCGAGTACGTCACCCACTGTGACCTGTTCTCCACAGTGCTCGAGCACGCCGAAGTCGAAGCACCCGAGGAGCAGGAACGCAGTCCCCGCCCAAGCCGCAGCTACCTGCCTCTCCTACGCGGCGGAAAAGCGCCGGACATGGAACAGATCGTGTTCGGCGAATACGGCGACCTGCGAATGGCACGCACCCCGGACCGCAAACTGCTCCTACGTCCAGACACCGGACGACACGAACTATTCGACCTGGACCGCGACCCACGCGAGACCCGAAACTTCTACAACACGCCAGGCTACGAGCAAGATGTTCAACAACTCACCACCCGGATCGAAGAGCACTTTGCCCGGCACAGCGACCCAGACACCGACGGCCTCACGGTGCGCCAACAGCCCTCCTTCAACCCCGAGGAGTACTGGAACCACCCCGACTACGACAACCTATGGTGGGAACGCAACGCCCAGCCGGCACGAGCCTGA
- a CDS encoding GntR family transcriptional regulator — MRPRRRLPHDVAAELRQMITQDLLPGARLPGEKDLAASLDVSRNTLREALLQLWNEGLLVRRWGVGTFVRERTTPLAQNLTDFAPMREAIETAGKTAGLAAVSIEVVPCPAHVATPLELQPEDEVWRVERTFTADGEPLVTFIEWLPPVINGHAFDPTPLRDIDEHMLTLLHQNARTRVVRMEAELTAVGAPVAVAHHLNLAPGAHTLLTKQVSLTDAGDVVIYSELYYRTDGMALHIVRTPRF, encoded by the coding sequence ATGCGACCACGACGGCGCCTACCGCACGACGTAGCGGCAGAGTTGCGGCAGATGATCACCCAGGACTTGCTCCCGGGTGCGCGCTTGCCCGGGGAGAAGGATCTCGCGGCGAGCCTCGACGTCAGCCGAAACACCCTGCGCGAGGCGCTACTGCAACTGTGGAACGAGGGGTTGCTCGTCCGCCGATGGGGAGTAGGCACGTTCGTGCGAGAGCGAACGACCCCGTTGGCGCAGAACCTCACTGACTTCGCGCCCATGCGCGAAGCCATCGAAACCGCTGGCAAGACCGCCGGGCTCGCTGCGGTCTCGATCGAGGTCGTGCCGTGCCCTGCTCACGTGGCTACCCCGCTGGAACTTCAACCGGAGGATGAGGTCTGGCGGGTGGAGCGCACCTTCACCGCCGACGGCGAGCCCTTGGTCACGTTCATCGAATGGCTGCCTCCGGTGATCAACGGTCACGCGTTCGACCCCACTCCGCTGCGAGACATCGACGAACACATGCTCACTCTCCTGCACCAAAACGCACGCACGCGAGTCGTCCGGATGGAAGCCGAGCTCACCGCTGTGGGTGCGCCAGTTGCGGTTGCTCATCATCTGAACCTCGCCCCGGGAGCACATACCTTGCTCACCAAGCAGGTGAGCCTGACCGATGCCGGCGATGTAGTGATCTACAGCGAGTTGTACTACCGAACCGACGGCATGGCGCTGCACATCGTCCGCACGCCGCGTTTTTGA
- a CDS encoding TRAP transporter small permease codes for MSAALEAGDKILNSALRVAAVVLVLGMLTVVCGSVALRALGTVVFGADELTRLLLTWTVAVGVVLGAREGGHLAIEAVTDRLTGWTRRSVLGLGAIVSIGFLLILTWTGLQYAIAGFTRGAPTPSLGISTGWAALSWPVCGFLTMLYVLRDLVAGVTVGPPDPPDDAEVSGLV; via the coding sequence GTGAGCGCTGCGTTGGAAGCGGGTGACAAGATCCTCAACTCGGCGCTTCGCGTTGCTGCGGTGGTCTTGGTGCTGGGGATGCTCACCGTGGTCTGTGGCTCGGTCGCTTTGCGAGCCTTGGGCACCGTGGTATTCGGAGCAGACGAACTCACCCGACTCCTGCTGACGTGGACGGTGGCAGTCGGCGTGGTGCTCGGCGCCCGGGAGGGAGGTCACCTAGCCATCGAGGCTGTGACCGATCGGCTAACCGGGTGGACTAGGCGTTCAGTTCTTGGACTGGGAGCGATCGTTTCGATCGGCTTCCTCCTCATCCTCACCTGGACAGGCTTGCAGTACGCGATCGCTGGATTCACCCGGGGCGCCCCGACTCCGTCTCTGGGCATCTCGACCGGCTGGGCCGCATTGTCTTGGCCAGTCTGCGGCTTCTTGACAATGCTGTACGTGCTACGCGACCTGGTCGCCGGCGTCACCGTTGGCCCGCCGGACCCACCGGACGATGCAGAGGTATCCGGACTGGTATGA
- a CDS encoding TRAP transporter large permease, translating to MTEVVVYLVATFVILLAVGVPIGYVLGIAGVGYFLLFQDFGPAMQTVPQVMLSSTSSFSLAAIPFFIFVGQLMSETGVSDRIVIFARAVIGHVRGGLAMVALFSSLLVAAFSGSSVANAVGTGSVTIPAMIRAKYPRPFAAAVEATSSSMGTVVPPSVAMIVYASITGVSVKALFIAGYLPAALYTIGVLIVIGVVARRAGFGVDEKSSFRTRLRTFRGAIGPILIPVVVMGGILAGVMTATEAGAVAGLYTLVLAGVAYRSLSWKKLVRVLVATARTTGVVMLIVAAAGIVGWILARERVPASVAELALGTFESQLGILLMLIVMLVLLGTFMETLSALAITAPIIVGIGTTAGIDPLLLGLVTVLSLSIGMITPPVGVVLFVTTKIAETRIEASSRALIPFLAVLIIGTALIAIFPDAALWLPRQFE from the coding sequence ATGACTGAAGTGGTTGTGTACCTAGTTGCGACCTTCGTGATCCTTCTAGCGGTCGGCGTGCCTATCGGTTATGTCCTGGGCATCGCAGGAGTGGGATACTTCCTACTGTTCCAGGACTTCGGGCCAGCAATGCAGACTGTGCCCCAGGTCATGCTCTCGTCGACTAGCTCCTTCTCGCTGGCCGCGATCCCGTTCTTCATCTTCGTCGGCCAGCTGATGTCTGAGACCGGCGTATCGGACCGGATTGTCATCTTCGCACGTGCTGTGATCGGCCACGTCCGAGGTGGCCTTGCGATGGTGGCCCTGTTCTCCAGCCTGCTGGTAGCAGCCTTCTCCGGCTCGTCCGTGGCAAATGCCGTGGGCACCGGGTCGGTGACGATTCCGGCGATGATCAGAGCGAAGTACCCTCGCCCGTTCGCGGCCGCTGTCGAGGCGACCTCAAGCTCGATGGGCACAGTCGTGCCACCGAGCGTTGCAATGATCGTCTATGCGTCGATCACCGGAGTCAGCGTCAAGGCGCTGTTCATCGCCGGCTATCTACCCGCGGCGCTCTACACCATCGGCGTCCTCATTGTGATCGGCGTGGTGGCGCGACGAGCTGGCTTCGGTGTCGACGAGAAGTCCTCCTTCCGAACGCGGCTGCGCACTTTCCGTGGTGCCATCGGTCCTATCCTCATCCCAGTTGTCGTCATGGGCGGCATCCTCGCCGGAGTGATGACTGCGACCGAGGCCGGTGCCGTTGCTGGCCTGTACACCCTCGTCTTGGCAGGTGTTGCCTACCGGTCGCTGAGCTGGAAGAAGTTGGTTCGCGTGTTGGTCGCCACGGCACGGACGACCGGAGTCGTGATGCTCATCGTCGCCGCCGCCGGGATCGTAGGATGGATCCTGGCGCGTGAGCGCGTACCTGCGAGCGTCGCCGAACTCGCGTTGGGAACCTTCGAGAGTCAACTCGGGATCCTGCTCATGCTGATCGTGATGCTGGTTCTTCTGGGGACCTTCATGGAAACCTTGTCAGCGCTGGCGATTACCGCTCCAATCATCGTCGGGATCGGCACCACGGCCGGGATCGATCCCCTGCTTCTCGGTCTCGTCACCGTGCTATCGCTGTCGATCGGGATGATCACGCCCCCAGTGGGTGTCGTGCTGTTCGTCACCACGAAGATCGCCGAGACACGGATTGAGGCCTCATCCAGGGCACTGATCCCGTTTCTGGCAGTGCTCATCATCGGAACAGCGCTGATCGCAATCTTCCCAGACGCGGCACTCTGGCTCCCACGCCAATTCGAGTAG
- a CDS encoding TRAP transporter substrate-binding protein produces MAAALMVGSVVAVLSACGGDSSGNGEVELVIAGTLPANTAMIQGADRVAEQVAQDSDGSLTVEVYPDGQLGGEPEMLEALSTGTVDVAMVGAPLIATHCPSLGMTSLPYVVQGDTPEEQYANLQRIVETEQHADAIEECAAAAGFRVIDDSWWYGNRELTSNIAIRTPEDLAGLRVRTPEGALHSEPFAALGAEPVPMAQSEVYTALETGVIDAQENPFATTFKHAFYEVQSYLSLTGLMTHNQVIVMSEERFSSLSAEQQEALSTAVSDAGAWQSEQQMAENAELRDTLESEGMEVIEPDLDAFRAATEEFVQAYFDEHGLDLDALRSVQQ; encoded by the coding sequence ATGGCAGCTGCACTGATGGTCGGCAGTGTGGTCGCGGTGTTGAGCGCCTGCGGTGGTGACTCGTCCGGTAACGGCGAGGTCGAGTTGGTGATCGCTGGCACGCTGCCCGCTAATACGGCAATGATCCAGGGCGCTGACCGCGTCGCCGAGCAAGTAGCGCAAGACTCCGACGGTTCCCTGACAGTCGAGGTCTACCCAGACGGTCAGCTAGGCGGCGAACCGGAGATGCTTGAAGCACTGAGCACCGGCACTGTCGATGTCGCCATGGTCGGCGCTCCGCTGATCGCAACGCACTGCCCGAGTCTGGGCATGACCTCGCTCCCATACGTGGTCCAGGGCGACACACCGGAGGAGCAATACGCAAACCTGCAGCGCATCGTTGAAACGGAGCAGCACGCCGACGCCATCGAGGAGTGTGCCGCGGCCGCGGGGTTTCGAGTGATCGACGACAGCTGGTGGTACGGGAACCGAGAGCTTACATCGAACATCGCTATTCGCACTCCCGAGGACCTGGCTGGACTTCGGGTCCGCACTCCTGAAGGCGCCCTGCACTCCGAACCGTTTGCCGCGCTCGGCGCAGAGCCGGTCCCGATGGCCCAGTCGGAGGTGTACACCGCGCTGGAAACCGGCGTGATCGATGCCCAAGAGAATCCGTTTGCGACGACGTTCAAGCACGCGTTCTACGAGGTGCAGAGCTACCTCAGCCTCACGGGGCTCATGACTCACAATCAGGTGATCGTCATGTCCGAGGAGCGGTTCTCATCGCTGTCCGCGGAACAGCAGGAGGCCCTGTCCACCGCAGTCAGCGATGCGGGAGCTTGGCAGTCGGAGCAGCAGATGGCAGAGAACGCTGAACTGCGCGACACACTCGAGTCTGAGGGCATGGAGGTAATCGAGCCCGATCTTGATGCCTTCCGTGCGGCGACTGAGGAGTTCGTGCAGGCCTACTTTGATGAGCACGGTCTGGACCTAGACGCGCTCCGATCGGTGCAACAGTGA
- a CDS encoding HD domain-containing protein translates to MRTKRLIGVESGYSNVSEFVKHDLDLPDDVRRGVVVSLPLIAEIEDAALRNKVIDAWALALCENGYGAVEELPGSGMPGAPEVGDQTHHLLGVTRIALGIKDSLEKTLDEPLGVSRDVVLAAALCHDLGKPFEYAPENRRRWDTNPGAYGRPSLRHPTYGAHIAMVVDMPEEVVNTCGYHSPEGRFIDRSLAATIVHYADDAYWFTLEVAKNWETKVPRL, encoded by the coding sequence ATGCGGACGAAGCGACTGATCGGCGTAGAGAGTGGGTATTCGAACGTGTCGGAGTTCGTGAAACATGACCTGGACCTCCCGGACGATGTCCGAAGGGGAGTGGTGGTATCGCTGCCGCTGATTGCAGAGATCGAAGACGCAGCGCTACGCAACAAGGTGATCGACGCCTGGGCACTCGCGCTTTGCGAGAATGGCTACGGCGCGGTAGAGGAATTGCCAGGCTCGGGGATGCCTGGGGCGCCAGAGGTGGGTGACCAGACCCACCACCTTCTTGGGGTTACCCGTATCGCTCTGGGAATCAAGGACTCGCTCGAGAAGACCTTGGACGAGCCGCTCGGCGTATCCCGAGATGTGGTCCTTGCGGCCGCGCTGTGTCACGACCTCGGCAAGCCGTTCGAGTATGCGCCCGAGAACCGCCGGAGGTGGGATACGAATCCTGGAGCGTACGGTAGGCCATCGCTTCGGCACCCCACCTACGGCGCACACATTGCGATGGTGGTGGACATGCCCGAGGAGGTCGTCAACACCTGCGGTTACCACTCGCCAGAAGGGCGCTTTATCGACCGAAGCCTAGCGGCAACGATCGTCCACTATGCGGACGATGCGTACTGGTTCACTCTCGAGGTTGCCAAGAACTGGGAAACAAAGGTCCCGCGTCTCTGA
- a CDS encoding N-acetylmuramoyl-L-alanine amidase — MRNDDISTTGERTGLSRRSALVAMAGTGLALGPAIGAWAAPSDDADPAPLNTPEGPDDQGVSRIPVGDVGGGRTAAWETATFELVALTWTGDGVPEPYVRLRTDGVWSPWSALPPDEHTAGRADVAGTEPLWTRGADAVEVSVSGDVPEDLSLTLIHPEPMPRSALSAAEPETATTAGVPGRWIIDKPTMASRANWGADESLRQNQDGVAYGDIRGGFVHHTATANSYSSGEVRGIIRSIYRYHVLSRDFYDIGYNFLIDRFGRIWEGAYGGVHRPVIAAHTKSYNSQSFGVAAIGNFHERNIPSRVLTSYADLFAWKFDVHGVHYAYNTANYTNDGARRLPVISGHRDTKSTACPGRYLYARLSTIRSGTQNRLKNRVKLRLAGPGGAVASTGTRLHVLWEYNGVPVNGTVRLQRRRANGSWQNIRDITVTSGKGSTVVGPRDTAYWRVRAIRARSQQIDVTHPNGTSNWHRLRCVGSNGRTILDLSGPKEGPAGKNTTLYIGWISPKGGVTGEVRLQRQLTNGNWRTVRDIQVSRGKATTTVSPSRRTRYRLLSRGVDSPSDVPRRTSYLYTLDVW, encoded by the coding sequence ATGCGCAATGACGACATCAGCACAACGGGCGAACGCACCGGTCTGAGCCGGAGGTCAGCACTGGTGGCGATGGCCGGGACCGGGCTGGCGCTGGGACCGGCGATCGGTGCGTGGGCGGCGCCCTCCGATGATGCCGATCCGGCCCCGCTGAACACACCGGAGGGTCCGGACGACCAGGGCGTGAGCAGGATCCCGGTCGGCGACGTCGGAGGTGGACGTACCGCGGCGTGGGAGACGGCCACGTTCGAGCTGGTGGCGCTCACCTGGACCGGTGACGGCGTCCCGGAGCCGTACGTGCGCCTGCGCACCGACGGCGTGTGGTCACCATGGTCTGCGCTTCCTCCGGACGAGCACACCGCTGGTCGGGCGGACGTGGCCGGCACGGAACCGCTGTGGACCCGGGGCGCCGATGCGGTGGAGGTCTCGGTCTCCGGGGACGTGCCCGAGGATCTGTCCCTGACCCTGATCCACCCGGAACCGATGCCGCGTTCGGCGCTCAGCGCCGCGGAACCGGAGACGGCCACGACTGCCGGGGTGCCCGGGCGCTGGATCATCGACAAGCCGACGATGGCCTCGCGAGCGAACTGGGGCGCCGACGAGTCACTGCGGCAGAACCAGGACGGGGTCGCCTATGGGGACATCCGCGGCGGGTTCGTGCACCACACCGCCACAGCGAACTCCTACTCCTCCGGTGAGGTGCGCGGCATCATCCGGTCGATCTACCGCTACCACGTGCTCAGCCGGGACTTCTACGACATCGGGTACAACTTCCTCATCGACCGGTTCGGCCGGATCTGGGAAGGCGCCTACGGCGGTGTGCACCGACCGGTGATCGCCGCGCACACGAAGTCCTACAACTCGCAGTCCTTCGGGGTGGCGGCGATCGGCAACTTCCACGAGCGCAACATCCCGAGCCGAGTGCTGACCTCGTACGCGGACCTGTTCGCCTGGAAGTTCGACGTGCACGGCGTGCACTACGCCTACAACACGGCGAACTACACGAACGACGGTGCCCGCCGGCTGCCGGTGATCTCCGGGCACCGGGACACCAAGTCCACCGCCTGCCCGGGCCGTTACCTCTATGCCCGGCTCAGCACGATCCGCAGCGGCACCCAGAACCGGCTGAAGAACCGGGTGAAGCTGCGGCTGGCGGGGCCCGGTGGTGCGGTGGCCTCGACCGGTACCCGGCTGCACGTGCTTTGGGAGTACAACGGCGTCCCGGTGAACGGCACGGTGCGGCTGCAGCGCCGGCGGGCGAACGGCAGTTGGCAGAACATCCGCGACATCACGGTCACCAGCGGGAAGGGTTCGACCGTGGTCGGGCCGCGGGACACCGCCTACTGGCGGGTGCGGGCGATCCGGGCGCGGAGCCAGCAGATCGACGTGACCCACCCAAACGGGACCAGCAACTGGCACCGGCTGCGCTGCGTGGGCTCGAACGGGCGCACCATCCTGGACCTCAGCGGGCCGAAGGAAGGTCCAGCGGGTAAGAACACCACGCTCTACATCGGCTGGATCAGCCCGAAGGGTGGGGTGACCGGCGAGGTGCGGCTGCAGCGCCAGCTCACGAACGGGAACTGGCGCACGGTGCGGGACATCCAGGTCAGCCGTGGCAAGGCGACCACGACGGTCAGTCCCTCGCGGCGGACTCGCTACCGACTGCTCTCTCGTGGGGTGGACTCCCCCAGCGACGTACCTCGCCGCACCTCGTACCTGTACACGCTCGACGTGTGGTGA
- a CDS encoding IclR family transcriptional regulator — protein sequence MAHQHQENSLAPAVARAVQILTILAEAQGSPQSLAELARALGAAKSSVSNVCTELEEARLVHRTERGYSLGRRTVELGGSYLATFDQVREFYRVVADSEVLRNELVQIAVLDGVEALYLARHEGRAPLRLTASIGEKLPASLSAVGVALLAQMDLREVDALYEGVEMPRLTERSASSLDALHRKLEITRERGYSLDRGEVFPNAIGVAVAGPTLCLGDVPFALCVSTFDRSGAPDLSPEALERIVAALHETARLLSNPMTGRALAAR from the coding sequence GTGGCTCATCAGCATCAGGAAAACAGCCTTGCGCCTGCCGTAGCTCGCGCCGTCCAGATCTTGACGATTCTCGCCGAGGCCCAGGGTTCGCCACAGAGCCTTGCTGAGCTCGCTCGTGCACTCGGAGCAGCGAAGTCCTCGGTGTCGAATGTGTGCACCGAGCTAGAGGAGGCGCGTCTGGTGCACCGTACGGAGCGTGGGTACAGCCTGGGGCGCCGCACGGTCGAGCTCGGGGGCTCTTACCTAGCCACGTTTGATCAAGTTCGTGAGTTCTACAGGGTTGTGGCTGACTCAGAGGTTCTGCGCAACGAACTTGTCCAGATCGCGGTGCTCGACGGTGTGGAGGCCCTGTACCTCGCGCGTCATGAGGGGCGCGCCCCGCTACGACTAACGGCGAGTATCGGAGAGAAGCTTCCCGCATCGCTGTCGGCGGTGGGCGTGGCACTGCTTGCGCAGATGGATCTACGAGAGGTGGACGCCCTCTATGAGGGGGTGGAGATGCCCCGGTTGACCGAGCGCTCGGCAAGTTCTCTAGACGCTCTGCACCGCAAGCTCGAGATTACTCGAGAGCGAGGCTACTCCCTCGACAGGGGCGAGGTGTTCCCGAATGCGATCGGCGTCGCCGTCGCGGGCCCGACCCTCTGCCTTGGCGACGTGCCGTTCGCTCTCTGCGTTTCCACGTTCGACCGGTCCGGAGCGCCTGATCTCTCACCTGAGGCGCTGGAGCGGATCGTGGCAGCGCTCCACGAAACGGCGCGGCTGCTGTCCAATCCGATGACGGGGCGGGCATTGGCGGCCAGGTGA